Proteins encoded within one genomic window of Oryza brachyantha chromosome 7, ObraRS2, whole genome shotgun sequence:
- the LOC102704821 gene encoding phosphatidylinositol N-acetylglucosaminyltransferase subunit A isoform X1 — MDAQGRRKHRVLMVSDFFFPNFGGVESHIYYLSQCLLKLGHKVVVMTHAYRKRSGVRYVTGGLKVYYVPWKPFLMQNTLPTLFLTFPIVRTILIREKISVVHGHQAFSTLCHEALMHARTMGYKVVFTDHSLYGFADAGSIHMNKVLQFTLADIDQAICVSHTSKENTVLRSGISPQKVFMVPNAVDTAMFTPSPERLSCDEIVIVVISRLVYRKGADLLVEVIPEVCRLFPKVRFIVGGDGPKRVRLEEMREKFSLQDRVQMLGAVPHAQVRSVLISGHIFLNSSLTEAFCIAILEAASCGLLTVSTRVGGVPEVLPDDMVVLAEPAPEDMVRAVKKAIDMLPGIDPQVMHLRMKKLYSWDDVAKRTEIVYDRAMQSPKTDLLERLPRYLRCGAWAGKLFCLVMIINYLLWCLLEYLQPAEAIEEVPDIGPVHARLESVDDMCGNQGKGN; from the exons ATGGATGCGCAAGGGAGAAGAAAGCACAGGGTTTTGATGGTGTCAGATTTTTTCTTCCCAAATTTTGGCGGCGTGGAAAGCCACATCTATTATCTGTCGCAGTGTCTCCTCAAGCTTGGCCACAAG GTTGTCGTCATGACACATGCGTACCGGAAACGTTCTGGAGTGCGATATGTTACAGGTGGCTTGAAGGTTTATTATGTGCCATGGAAACCATTCCTGATGCAGAATACATTGCCTACGTTATTCTTGACATTTCCTATCGTAAGGACCATTCTTATTCGTGAGAAGATCTCTGTTGTGCATGGGCATCAGGCTTTCTCAACATTGTGCCATGAGGCACTGATGCATGCTAGGACGATGGGGTACAAAGTTGTCTTCACAGATCACTCGCTTTATGGTTTTGCTGATGCTGGAAGCATTCACATGAATAAGGTGCTGCAGTTTACTCTTGCAGATATTGATCAGGCCATATGTGTCTCTCACACAAGCAAAGAGAATACTGTCCTGAGATCGGGGATATCTCCACAGAAGGTTTTCATGGTTCCTAATGCAGTCGATACTGCAATGTTCACCCCCTCTCCTGAACGCTTGAGCTGTGATGAAATTGTTATTGTTGTGATAAGTAGATTAGTATATCGAAAAGGTGCTGATCTTCTTGTCGAAGTGATTCCAGAAGTATGCCGTCTATTTCCAAAG GTTCGCTTTATTGTTGGAGGTGATGGTCCAAAACGTGTGCGACTTGAAGAGATGAGGGAGAAGTTTTCCCTTCAGGATAGAGTTCAGATGTTAGGAGCTGTGCCTCATGCTCAAGTACGATCTGTTCTGATATCAggtcatatttttttgaacag TTCACTTACAGAGGCCTTTTGCATAGCCATTTTGGAAGCAGCAAGTTGTGGATTGTTGACAGTAAGTACAAGAGTTGGTGGTGTTCCAGAG gTTCTACCAGATGATATGGTAGTACTTGCAGAACCAGCTCCTGAAGATATGGTAAGAGCTGTCAAGAAAGCTATCGATATGCTTCCTGGCATAGATCCCCAAGTTATGCATCTTCGA ATGAAAAAGCTTTATAGTTGGGATGATGTGGCAAAAAGAACGGAGATTGTGTATGATCGTGCAATGCAGTCACCTAAAACAGATTTGCTAGAACGCCTTCCACG ATACCTCAGATGTGGAGCTTGGGCAGGCAAACTGTTTTGCCTTGTTATGATCATCAACTACCTTCTATGGTGCCTCCTAGAATATCTGCAG CCTGCGGAAGCTATTGAAGAGGTCCCAGATATCGGGCCAGTGCATGCTCGTTTAGAGTCAGTAGATGATATGTGCGGAAATCAAGGGAAAGGAAATTAG
- the LOC102704821 gene encoding phosphatidylinositol N-acetylglucosaminyltransferase subunit A isoform X2 has translation MTHAYRKRSGVRYVTGGLKVYYVPWKPFLMQNTLPTLFLTFPIVRTILIREKISVVHGHQAFSTLCHEALMHARTMGYKVVFTDHSLYGFADAGSIHMNKVLQFTLADIDQAICVSHTSKENTVLRSGISPQKVFMVPNAVDTAMFTPSPERLSCDEIVIVVISRLVYRKGADLLVEVIPEVCRLFPKVRFIVGGDGPKRVRLEEMREKFSLQDRVQMLGAVPHAQVRSVLISGHIFLNSSLTEAFCIAILEAASCGLLTVSTRVGGVPEVLPDDMVVLAEPAPEDMVRAVKKAIDMLPGIDPQVMHLRMKKLYSWDDVAKRTEIVYDRAMQSPKTDLLERLPRYLRCGAWAGKLFCLVMIINYLLWCLLEYLQPAEAIEEVPDIGPVHARLESVDDMCGNQGKGN, from the exons ATGACACATGCGTACCGGAAACGTTCTGGAGTGCGATATGTTACAGGTGGCTTGAAGGTTTATTATGTGCCATGGAAACCATTCCTGATGCAGAATACATTGCCTACGTTATTCTTGACATTTCCTATCGTAAGGACCATTCTTATTCGTGAGAAGATCTCTGTTGTGCATGGGCATCAGGCTTTCTCAACATTGTGCCATGAGGCACTGATGCATGCTAGGACGATGGGGTACAAAGTTGTCTTCACAGATCACTCGCTTTATGGTTTTGCTGATGCTGGAAGCATTCACATGAATAAGGTGCTGCAGTTTACTCTTGCAGATATTGATCAGGCCATATGTGTCTCTCACACAAGCAAAGAGAATACTGTCCTGAGATCGGGGATATCTCCACAGAAGGTTTTCATGGTTCCTAATGCAGTCGATACTGCAATGTTCACCCCCTCTCCTGAACGCTTGAGCTGTGATGAAATTGTTATTGTTGTGATAAGTAGATTAGTATATCGAAAAGGTGCTGATCTTCTTGTCGAAGTGATTCCAGAAGTATGCCGTCTATTTCCAAAG GTTCGCTTTATTGTTGGAGGTGATGGTCCAAAACGTGTGCGACTTGAAGAGATGAGGGAGAAGTTTTCCCTTCAGGATAGAGTTCAGATGTTAGGAGCTGTGCCTCATGCTCAAGTACGATCTGTTCTGATATCAggtcatatttttttgaacag TTCACTTACAGAGGCCTTTTGCATAGCCATTTTGGAAGCAGCAAGTTGTGGATTGTTGACAGTAAGTACAAGAGTTGGTGGTGTTCCAGAG gTTCTACCAGATGATATGGTAGTACTTGCAGAACCAGCTCCTGAAGATATGGTAAGAGCTGTCAAGAAAGCTATCGATATGCTTCCTGGCATAGATCCCCAAGTTATGCATCTTCGA ATGAAAAAGCTTTATAGTTGGGATGATGTGGCAAAAAGAACGGAGATTGTGTATGATCGTGCAATGCAGTCACCTAAAACAGATTTGCTAGAACGCCTTCCACG ATACCTCAGATGTGGAGCTTGGGCAGGCAAACTGTTTTGCCTTGTTATGATCATCAACTACCTTCTATGGTGCCTCCTAGAATATCTGCAG CCTGCGGAAGCTATTGAAGAGGTCCCAGATATCGGGCCAGTGCATGCTCGTTTAGAGTCAGTAGATGATATGTGCGGAAATCAAGGGAAAGGAAATTAG